Proteins from a single region of Nocardiopsis dassonvillei subsp. dassonvillei DSM 43111:
- a CDS encoding winged helix DNA-binding domain-containing protein, which translates to MHHVSDDERRARIGVRHALAAGFHADSPEAATRAVTALHATEPATVYLSCRARVPSLTVADLDRALYEERRLVKQLAMRRTLFVFPRELLPAVWPSASARVAAAERARMRKDLVREGIADDGDAWLDRAGAEVLALLADEPEGLVAADVRRAVPRIDVRVTGSAGEVWSAPRVLTLLGAAADIVRGANTGRFAVSQPRWTLTGHWLDGVPAPWSAAEGYRELVRLWLHSFGPGTEDDIVWWLGSTKTAVRTALAELGAVMVSLDGGATGWLLPDDLGRTADPGPWVALLPVLDPTVMGWRGRDFYLGPHRQQLFDNRGNAGTTAWADGRVVGTWVQDGSGAVRVHLLEPVSTATRRALGEEAARLTEWLDGVRIGTGYVSPAMRAARAAWE; encoded by the coding sequence ATGCACCACGTGAGTGACGACGAACGGCGCGCCCGCATCGGCGTTCGGCACGCCTTGGCGGCGGGTTTCCACGCGGACTCCCCGGAGGCGGCCACGCGGGCGGTGACCGCGCTGCACGCCACCGAACCGGCCACCGTCTACCTGTCGTGCCGGGCGCGCGTGCCCTCGCTGACCGTGGCCGACCTCGACAGGGCGCTCTACGAGGAGCGGAGGCTGGTGAAGCAGCTGGCGATGCGGCGCACGCTCTTCGTGTTCCCGCGCGAACTGCTGCCCGCCGTGTGGCCGAGCGCCTCCGCGCGCGTCGCCGCCGCGGAGCGCGCCCGCATGCGCAAGGACCTGGTCAGGGAGGGGATCGCCGACGACGGCGACGCCTGGCTCGACCGGGCCGGGGCCGAGGTCCTGGCCCTGCTCGCCGACGAACCCGAGGGACTGGTGGCCGCCGACGTGCGCCGGGCGGTGCCGAGGATCGACGTGAGGGTGACGGGGTCGGCGGGTGAGGTGTGGTCGGCGCCGCGGGTGCTCACCCTCCTCGGCGCAGCCGCCGACATCGTGCGCGGCGCCAACACCGGCCGCTTCGCGGTCTCGCAGCCGCGCTGGACCCTGACCGGGCACTGGCTCGACGGCGTTCCCGCCCCGTGGAGCGCCGCCGAGGGCTACCGGGAGCTCGTCCGCCTCTGGCTGCACAGTTTCGGACCGGGGACCGAGGACGACATCGTCTGGTGGCTGGGGTCCACCAAGACGGCGGTGCGCACGGCGCTGGCCGAACTCGGCGCCGTCATGGTCTCCCTCGACGGCGGCGCCACCGGCTGGCTCCTGCCCGACGACCTCGGCCGGACGGCCGACCCGGGCCCGTGGGTCGCCCTGCTGCCGGTGCTCGACCCGACCGTCATGGGCTGGCGCGGCCGGGACTTCTACCTGGGCCCCCACCGCCAGCAGCTCTTCGACAACCGCGGCAACGCGGGCACGACCGCCTGGGCGGACGGCCGCGTGGTCGGGACGTGGGTGCAGGACGGCTCCGGCGCGGTCCGGGTGCACCTGCTCGAACCGGTGTCGACGGCCACGCGCCGGGCCCTGGGGGAGGAGGCGGCGCGCCTGACCGAGTGGCTCGACGGCGTCCGCATCGGCACCGGCTACGTGTCGCCCGCGATGAGGGCCGCCCGGGCCGCGTGGGAGTGA
- a CDS encoding cobyrinate a,c-diamide synthase, with translation MIAAPMTGQGKTTVATGLMAALRDAGYAVSGHKVGPDYIDPGYHALATGRPGRNLDPHLVGVERVAPLLLHGARGADVAVIEGVMGLHDGRLGTDGFASSAHVAALTRTPVVLVVDVSRMSRSVGALVAGMAAYDPAVEVVGVILNQAGSVRNVAEITRATHLPVLGVVHRDERLASPSRHLGLVPASERAESARVVERLGEHVARQVDLDALLAVARSAPALDARSWDPALALGTPAPGSLPEDPAQARETSVPGTPLEGRTRAWENSGPGTPPEDPARTREESQAPHAAHTDHETHTVRAPGGPGERHTAHTDHGPHEPPASRRPVVAVAGGRAFTFRYAETEELLTAAGCEVVAFDPLGDTALPPGTRGVYLGGGFPEVYAGELAANRGLLTQLREAARDGVPTVAECAGLLYLAESLDGEPMAGAVPARARMTGRLTLRYPEAVSPGDTLLTRAGERVTGHEFHRTALTPGARGDLPAWEIEGAPEGFASPTLHASYLHVHWAGHPRLAARFADAVRAAV, from the coding sequence GCTACCACGCCCTGGCCACCGGGCGTCCGGGCCGCAACCTCGACCCGCACCTGGTCGGCGTGGAGCGGGTGGCGCCGCTGCTGCTGCACGGGGCGCGCGGCGCGGACGTCGCCGTCATCGAGGGTGTGATGGGCCTGCACGACGGGCGGCTGGGCACGGACGGGTTCGCCTCGTCCGCGCACGTCGCGGCCCTGACGCGGACACCGGTGGTGCTGGTGGTGGACGTGTCGCGGATGTCGCGTTCGGTGGGCGCGCTGGTGGCGGGGATGGCCGCCTACGACCCGGCGGTCGAGGTGGTCGGGGTGATCCTCAACCAGGCGGGTTCGGTGCGCAACGTCGCCGAGATCACCCGGGCCACGCACCTGCCCGTCCTCGGCGTGGTCCACCGCGACGAGCGGCTCGCCAGCCCGTCCCGGCACCTGGGACTGGTTCCGGCGTCGGAGCGGGCGGAGTCGGCGCGCGTGGTCGAACGGCTCGGGGAGCACGTCGCGCGCCAGGTGGACCTGGACGCGCTGCTCGCGGTGGCCCGTTCCGCGCCCGCGCTGGACGCCCGGTCCTGGGATCCGGCACTGGCACTGGGAACACCCGCTCCGGGGTCCCTGCCCGAGGACCCGGCACAGGCGCGGGAGACATCGGTTCCCGGTACTCCGCTCGAAGGTCGGACACGGGCATGGGAAAACTCGGGTCCCGGCACCCCGCCCGAAGACCCGGCGCGGACGCGGGAGGAGTCCCAGGCTCCCCACGCAGCCCACACGGACCACGAGACCCACACGGTTCGTGCCCCCGGAGGACCCGGTGAGCGCCACACAGCCCACACCGACCACGGACCCCACGAACCCCCCGCGTCCCGGCGGCCGGTGGTCGCGGTGGCGGGCGGCCGGGCCTTCACCTTCCGCTACGCCGAGACCGAGGAACTGCTCACCGCCGCCGGGTGCGAGGTCGTCGCGTTCGATCCGCTGGGCGACACCGCGCTGCCCCCGGGCACCCGGGGCGTCTACCTCGGCGGCGGCTTCCCCGAGGTCTACGCCGGTGAGCTCGCCGCCAACCGCGGCCTGCTGACCCAGCTGCGCGAGGCGGCGCGGGACGGGGTGCCGACCGTCGCCGAGTGCGCGGGTCTGCTCTACCTGGCCGAGTCCCTGGACGGCGAGCCCATGGCCGGGGCCGTCCCCGCGCGCGCCCGGATGACGGGGCGGCTCACCCTGCGCTACCCCGAGGCGGTCTCACCGGGGGACACCCTGCTGACCCGGGCCGGAGAGCGGGTCACCGGGCACGAGTTCCACCGCACCGCCCTGACCCCCGGTGCCCGCGGCGACCTCCCGGCGTGGGAGATCGAGGGAGCGCCGGAGGGTTTCGCCTCACCGACGCTGCACGCCTCCTACCTGCACGTCCACTGGGCCGGACACCCCCGGCTCGCCGCCCGCTTCGCGGACGCCGTGCGCGCCGCCGTCTGA
- a CDS encoding TetR/AcrR family transcriptional regulator: protein MTRDSDTRAPAAPGGGPARPGRRRDSSRDGAILDATLEVLAEAGFARLTMDAVAARAGAGKATLYRRWPSKTELVVDAVARMKRDQVDTGSLPDTGDLREDLLGLFRPQSAREGERRLRIMAGLASMLVQDEASADAVSAAIVQPWAEAHRLLMRRAVERGEASAAADVDTLSQVVASMAAYRALVQRRPFDRDFLVSLVDGVLMPALRGPRAGTPSAEPERTS from the coding sequence ATGACACGAGACAGCGACACCCGCGCCCCCGCCGCACCCGGCGGCGGTCCCGCGCGCCCCGGCCGCAGGCGGGACAGCTCCCGTGACGGCGCCATCCTCGACGCGACGCTGGAGGTCCTGGCCGAAGCCGGGTTCGCCCGGCTGACGATGGACGCCGTCGCGGCCCGGGCCGGAGCCGGGAAGGCCACGCTCTACCGCCGCTGGCCCTCCAAGACGGAACTGGTGGTCGACGCGGTGGCGCGCATGAAACGCGACCAGGTCGACACCGGGAGCCTGCCCGACACCGGCGACCTCCGGGAGGACCTGCTCGGCCTGTTCCGGCCCCAGTCGGCACGGGAGGGCGAGCGCAGGCTCCGGATCATGGCGGGACTGGCCTCGATGCTCGTCCAGGACGAGGCGTCCGCCGACGCCGTCAGCGCCGCGATCGTCCAGCCCTGGGCCGAGGCCCACCGCCTCCTCATGCGGCGCGCCGTCGAGCGCGGGGAGGCCTCGGCCGCGGCCGACGTCGACACCCTCTCGCAGGTGGTCGCGTCGATGGCCGCCTACCGCGCGCTCGTCCAGCGCAGGCCCTTCGACCGGGACTTCCTCGTGTCGCTGGTGGACGGCGTCCTGATGCCCGCACTGCGCGGCCCCCGGGCCGGGACCCCCTCAGCGGAACCGGAACGCACGTCCTGA